One genomic region from Lycorma delicatula isolate Av1 chromosome 1, ASM4794821v1, whole genome shotgun sequence encodes:
- the Syx18 gene encoding syntaxin 18, with amino-acid sequence MWAVKMDITTLFKACVKTIRTRNKAFGMVITSTENDKNRILNNKKQQTPNSEFIYKAKEVLGQITRLRDFLLEHRKAYLNFASHLSNVPRMSDLERDKIDSGAQRIMKTCSHLILDFKRKSALEDGSPQLLEHHDNILDLIEEYLKTVCKIYSEQKAIRMKRTLETQKLSRLEVEHIKKSDELTIKVCKISSDSNISNKDNYSNSFNNNNIDNNYINTNNSSSSISSSSSTKHNKKHIESEISPFLEDDQLSAEELQMFESENEQLYNELNNLTDEVRQIESKVVKIAELQEIFTEKVLEQERDIERIGTTLIGTTENLKDANQHIRQAIESSASLRVYILFFLLVMAFTLLFLDWYNP; translated from the exons ATGTGGGCA GTAAAAATGGACATTACAACATTGTTCAAAGCATGTGTTAAAACAATACGCACAAGAAATAAAGCATTTGGAATGGTTATTACATCTACAGAAAATGATAAAAACCgaatactgaataataaaaaacagcAAACACCAAATAGTGAATTTATATACAAAGCAAAAGAAGTTCTAGGTCAGATAACGAGATTAAGGGATTTTTTATTAGAACACAGAAaagcttatttaaattttgccAGCCATTTATCCAATGTGCCTAGAATGAGTGATCTTGAAAGAGATAAAATTGATTCAGGAGCTCAGAGAATTATGAAAACTTGTTCgcatttaatattagattttaaaagaaaatctgccTTAGAAGATGGGTCGCCACAGTTATTAGAACATCATGATAACATTTTAGATTTAATCGAGGAATATTTGAAAACtgtgtgtaaaatatattcaGAACAGAAAGCAATTAGAATGAAAAGAACattagaaacacaaaaattatcaCGTTTAGAGGTTGAACATATAAAAAAGAGTGATGAATTAACTATAAAAGTGTGTAAAATCTCTTCTGAcagtaatattagtaataaggataattacagtaatagttttaacaataataatattgataataattatataaacacaaacaATAGCAGTAGTAGTATTAGTAGTTCCAGCAGTACAAAGCATAATAAAAAGCACATTGAATCTGAGATTTCACCTTTTTTAGAAGATGATCAACTTTCAGCTGAGGAACTTCAGATgtttgaaagtgaaaatgaacagttatataatgaattaaacaacTTGACtgatgag GTCAGACAGATCGAGAGCAAAGTGGTTAAGATAGCTGAACTTCAAGAAATTTTTACTGAGAAGGTTTTGGAACAAGAGCGTGATATAGAACGTATTGGCACTACACTTATCGGaacaactgaaaatttaaaagatgcAAATCAACACATTCGTCAAGCTATTGAAAGCAGTGCAAGTTTGCgagtttacatattattttttttattagttatggcATTTACATTGTTATTCTTAGACTGGTATAATCCATaa